The Benincasa hispida cultivar B227 chromosome 11, ASM972705v1, whole genome shotgun sequence genome has a segment encoding these proteins:
- the LOC120091949 gene encoding uncharacterized protein LOC120091949 yields the protein MQIKVKEGIVMTDVEREFRDTPVDRRPIFDLGANDDSVESDNKSGSGGSPESDGDDHRGGNNDECGRVEGEDEHEHSKHEDAECRRVEGGIYTSSDDMFHDVVGDICDEDELNPFDVHLVDSHRESSMDEECPECAAHREGTNPNDSIYSYIRTIDSSLSRLDGRISSLDSRVSNMEENMTNMKGQLSVILSLLQSMCKGSTVNEETTRLSIPS from the exons ATGCAGATAAAGGTTAAAGAGGGTATTGTCATGACAGACGTTGAAAGGGAGTTTCGGGATACCCCAGTGGACAGACGACCTATATTTGATCTAGGTGCCAATGATGATAGTGTTGAAAGTGATAATAAGTCAGGTAGTGGGGGTAGTCCTGAAAGCGACGGTGATGATCATCGTGGAGGTAACAATGATGAATGTGGAAGGGTGGAGGGAGAGGATGAACACGAGCATTCTAAGCACGAGGATGCTGAATGTAGAAGGGTGGAAGGAGGGATATACACATCTAGTGATGATATGTTCCATGATGTAGTGGGGGACATATGCGATGAGGACGAGTTGAACCCATTTGATGTCCATCTTGTGGACTCCCATAGAGAGTCATCTATGGATGAAGAGTGTCCTGAGTGTGCTGCCCACAGGGAGGGAACCAATCCCAACGATTCTATTTATTCATACATTCGAACCATTGACAGCTCACTATCGAGGTTGGATGGTCGTATATCGAGTTTAGATAGTCGTGTATCCAATATGGAGGAAAACATGACAAACATGAAAGGACAATTGTCGGTCATCCTGTCACTGTTGCAGTCTATGTGCAAG ggttccACGGTGAATGAGGAGACGACAAGGTTATCGATCCCATCTTAG